CGGGGAGATCGGGTCTGTACCACCCTTGATCGGAGCACCGTTTATCTCGTTCAGACCCCACAGGTTTTTCGAAGGGATCTGATTCTTGAAGCTTACAAAAGCGTACTTTCGAAGGACACAGACGGGCCTCTGGGTACCGACGATGCCTGGTTTGTGGAAAGGATAGGTCATCCCGTCTATGTGGTGGAAGGCGAGAGGCAAAACATAAAGATTACGACGGTTGAAGATCTGGAATGGTTCCGATGGAAAATGGGGCTTTGAGAGTGGGTTTCGGTTATGACGTGCACGCTTTTGCAGAGGGCCGCAGGCTTATTCTTGGCGGTATAGAAATTCCTTACGAACTGGGGCTTGCTGGCCATTCCGATGCGGACGTGGTGATCCATTCGATATGCGATGCCCTTTTAGGAGCTGCGGCGCTGGGTGATATAGGAAGACACTTTCCCGATACCGATCCTGCATACAGGGGAATATCAAGCCTTATTCTTCTCCGCAGGGTTAAGGACCTCCTTAAGGAACATGGTTTTGTAGTGTCGAACGTAGATGTAACCATTGTGGCGCAAAAACCCAGGCTTGCCCCTTATGTTGATTTAATGGTTCGCAGGATCTGTGACGAACTCGGGTGGCGACGGGGACTGCTCAACATTAAGGCAACGACAACCGAAGGACTCGGATTTGCCGGCCGTGGCGAAGGAATTGCCTCTTACGCAATAGCACTTATAATGAAGATACAGGAGAAGAATCCATGAGCCTGCTTGTTTACAACACGCTAACGCGCCGTAAGGAACCTCTTGTGCCTATCGAAAACGGAAAAATCAAGATGTACGTTTGTGGTGTGACCGTTTACGACTACTGCCACATCGGTCATGCCAGGAGCGCCATAGTGTTTGACGTGATTTACAGATATCTTCTGCATCGTGGATACGATGTTGTCTACGTAAGAAATTTTACCGACATTGATGATAAGATTATCAGAAGGGCTCAGGAGGAAGGCACAGATTACCTTGATGTATCCAGGAAGTTTATCGACGCCTTTTATGAAGACATGGACAGGCTGGGAGTACTGAGGCCTACGATAGAGCCGAAGGCAACGGAACACATTACTCAGATGATCGAAATGATCCGATTGCTGGAAGAGAAGGGCATTGCTTATTGTGTGGAAGGCGATGTCTATTACGATGTTACGAAATTTCCGGAGTACGGAAAGCTTTCGGGGCGAAGGCTTGACGAGCTGATGGCCGGGGCTCGAATAGAAGTGAGCGACCGAAAGCGAAATCCCTTTGACTTTGCCCTCTGGAAGGCCAGCAAACCCGGGGAGCCCTGGTGGGAAAGTCCCTGGGGAAAGGGGCGGCCTGGATGGCACATTGAGTGCTCCGCAATGTCCTGTAATTACCTTGGCAAAACTTTTGACGTGCACGGAGGCGGAGAAGATCTGATATTTCCACATCATGAAAACGAAATTGCCCAGAGCGAAGGAGCCTTCGGAGTACCCTTTGTAAAATACTGGATTCATCACGGCTTCGTTAAGATTAACGATGAGAAGATGTCCAAATCCCTGGGAAACTTTCTTACCATTCGGGACATACTCAAACACGTTCATCCCGAAACTCTGCGCATTTTCGTTCTGAGCAAGCATTACCGGAGCCCGGTGGATTTCTCCGATGAGGCCATAAAAGAAGCAGAACGGGGACTGGAAAAACTTTATTTGACGATAGAAGAGGCGAGAAATAGACTGCCCGCTCGGGATGAGATCCCTGAAAATATCCCCGAGAAGGCTCTGATTAATACCGACAGGGAATTCTTCGAAAAGGTTGTGACTTTCCCCGAGGCTTTTCGTGAGGCTATGGATAACGATTTTAACACCGCTCAGGCTCTGGGATTGCTGTTTGAGCTGAGGGGTGTCCTTCAGGGCTTTCTTGAGCAAAGAGGTCGGAAGAAACTTAAGGGTCCGGCTGCAGTTCTTGCTTCGATGGCCGTGGAAACTCTTGAAAACCACGCAAGAATTTTCGGCATTCTGGAGCGAAGGCCCGAAGATTTCTGGCAGGAGCAGAGGCTCCTTAGATTAAGTCGGACGGGAATGACCGAGCAGGAGGTCATTTCCTGGATTGAGAAAAGAAACGAGGCACGGAAGGTTAAAAATTTTGAAGAAGCCGATCGAATCAGGGAAATGCTGGCCAGGAGAGGAATACGCCTTGAGGATACTCCTCAGGGAACACGCTGGAAGGTTGATGTTCAGTAGGGGATCAGGGGGAGGAAAAGATGGAACAGATAGAATTTGTTGAAACCAAAGAGGTTTATATAAAGACAGATAGGTTACAGGGGAATATGGTCGTACTCAAGGAAACCGAGGACTCTCCGTACTATTTCGTCATGTTCGTTGGCGATGCGGAAATTACGGCCATTGCAAAGGAAAAAGGTTTTGTGGATCCCAAGAGACCTTTGACCCATGACCTCTATCTAACCATTCTCCATCAGGCCGGTGTCACCTTTGAGAAGATAGAAATCTACGACCTGAGGGAAAATACATTTTACGCAAAGGTTTATGCCAATATCGGCGGAGAACAGAGGATCTTCGACAGTCGTCCCAGTGATGCGGTGGCACTGGCTCTCCACGAGAAGATTCCGATACTTGTGAACAGGAAACTCATGCATAAAGAGCTCACTCCGGAGGAGATGAAAGAGTACGAGGAGATTGTAAAAACCGTAAAATTTTAAAGGTTATCATGTGAATTCCAGGACCAGTGAAAAAAGAATTTCAATTCAGGACTTTGTTAAAAAAGAACTGGGAGTGAGACTCCCTGATCCGGTTGTGCGTTTTCTTGTGGCCCATGAAGAATGTCTCAGTGATAACCCTTACGATAGATCCAGATGGAAGTCGGGGTTTGGAGATGTTCACTTCATCTGCGGGACGACTCGTGCTTTCAGAGAACAGTTTGAAAATTTCCCGAGAGAGCTCATCATAATAGGATACCTGGGTGAAGATTCCGTAATAATCGATCATCGGGTAAACGAAATGGGCCTATATGTTGCCGTGGATGTGAGAAATAACGGCGTGTACATTGTTGATTCTCTGGGCAAAGCAAAGAAAGTAGGCGATTCCTTTTCTTCATGGATTGAGCATTTCGTGTCGTGCTTGAAGGATCACCCGGGGGAAACCGATAAAGAGAGCTTTCTGAAGCATATCGGTGAGGTTTTGAGAAGATGGCGAAATAAAGAGACCTGATCCCCCGACTTTAGGTCGAAAGGATCAGGCGAGATTCTTTTAATAACGGCTCAGAGCCATTGCTCTTAGTCTTCGGACTCTTTCTTCAATAGGCGGATGGGTGCTGAACAGGCTCAACAAACCGCCTCCTGTAAGCGGATTAACGATGAACATATGGGCAGTGGCGGGTCGTGCTTCTACCATGGGGATTTTCTGCGTGGCCATGCCGAGCTTTTCAAGCGCACTTGCCAGGAATTCAGGATTGCCGGCAATCTTTGCCCCTGTTTCATCCGCCAGATATTCTCGAGACCTGGATATCGCCAGCTGAATCAGCATTGCCGCAATTGGGGCGATAATTGCCAGTGCAAGAGTGCCCACTATTCCGGCTACTCCTCCGTCGTCATCATCGGACCTGACGCCGCCGAAAAAGGCAGCCCACCTGGCCATATCTGCCAGAACCATTACGGCTCCCGCCAGAGTTGCAGCTACCGATTGGATTAGAATATCGCGGTTTTTAACGTGCGCAAGTTCGTGACCAAGAACTCCGCGAATTTCATGAGGTTCCATAAGACGGAGGATTCCTTCCGTTACCGCAACCGCAGCGTGTTCAGGATTGCGGCCTGTGGCAAAAGCATTGGGAGCCTCACTCGGAATTATGTAAACCTTTGGCATGGGTAAATTTGCCTGCATTGCAAGCTCTCTGACCATGTGGTAAAGCTCCGGAGCCTCGGCCTCGGAAACCTCTCTGGCCCCGTACATGGACAGTACTATCTTGTCGGAGAACCAGTAACCGGCCAGGTTCATAATACCGGCAAGAACCAGAGCAAAGATCATTCCCACCGGCCCACCGATAAGCCTTCCCATCAGCACGATAAATACGGTAAGTCCCGCAAGCAGTATGAAGGTTCTGAATTGATTTCCCATATTCACACCCCCTTATTCCGTTTATATTCAATTATCAGGACTTTTCAGATAATATGTTTATGCATTTTATCGGGGTGTCAAGGGAAATCGGAAACCGTTATGGTCAATTTCTGAGTCCTGAAATTTGTGGTGTGGCTGTTCAGACAAAAAATTTTTACAAGACCTGCATTATTTTGCAATTCCCGGTATGCCCCCGGGAGTTTCAAATCCGGATAGATTGGGGATTCTAGAACTTTTGCTTTAGTTTCCTTCTAATGGCTTCCCTCTGTTCGGGTGAAAGGCTATCCCATTCGTCAAGGTAGCGCCTTATTTGCTCGCGTTCTGAAGGAGACAAATTCTTCCACTGTTCGTAACGTTTTCTCATGAGTTCTTTCTGATATTCCGGCAGGTTCCTGTAACGTTCGTACCGCTCCATAAGAATATTGCGCTCTTGAGGCGACAGATCTTCCCATTGGCGTGTTGAACCTCTTTTGGCATGAGCATTACCAACGGCAAAACAGGAGACCAGAGAGCCGAATAGGAGAACACACAAAGCTAGTGCAACGGCTCTTTTGTAACCCTTAACCGTGGATTCCTTCATCATTCCAGGCTCCGGGACCTCTGTAATCGAAAGACTGATCCTGTGGCACGTTATCAACCACTTTGACGAGCTTTTCGATGACGTCCATGTTTTCAAGAAAATCAATTTGTTCTGCGATTTCGTCTTCAACTTTAGGGCTTATAATATTTTTTGCCACTAAAACACCGGTGGTTAGTATCAGAATGGTGACGACCGTTGCAAGGACAGGTCTCCTAAGGGTAGTAAAGATTGATCTAAAAGAGACTTTCTCTCTTTCAGTTGATCTGAAGATTAACGTTTCGGTTTCCAGCGGGGATAGGGGTTTCGGCTCCGGGCATTTTCTGAAAGAAGCCAGTAATAAGTTGATTTCCTCGTATATCTTCGCACATTCATCACATGTTGTAAGGTGTTTTTGAAATTCTTTTCGTTCGGCCTCCGAAAGCTCATCCCATGTTCCGGAAGCGGCC
This portion of the Thermodesulforhabdus norvegica genome encodes:
- the cysS gene encoding cysteine--tRNA ligase; translation: MSLLVYNTLTRRKEPLVPIENGKIKMYVCGVTVYDYCHIGHARSAIVFDVIYRYLLHRGYDVVYVRNFTDIDDKIIRRAQEEGTDYLDVSRKFIDAFYEDMDRLGVLRPTIEPKATEHITQMIEMIRLLEEKGIAYCVEGDVYYDVTKFPEYGKLSGRRLDELMAGARIEVSDRKRNPFDFALWKASKPGEPWWESPWGKGRPGWHIECSAMSCNYLGKTFDVHGGGEDLIFPHHENEIAQSEGAFGVPFVKYWIHHGFVKINDEKMSKSLGNFLTIRDILKHVHPETLRIFVLSKHYRSPVDFSDEAIKEAERGLEKLYLTIEEARNRLPARDEIPENIPEKALINTDREFFEKVVTFPEAFREAMDNDFNTAQALGLLFELRGVLQGFLEQRGRKKLKGPAAVLASMAVETLENHARIFGILERRPEDFWQEQRLLRLSRTGMTEQEVISWIEKRNEARKVKNFEEADRIREMLARRGIRLEDTPQGTRWKVDVQ
- a CDS encoding bifunctional nuclease family protein, yielding MEQIEFVETKEVYIKTDRLQGNMVVLKETEDSPYYFVMFVGDAEITAIAKEKGFVDPKRPLTHDLYLTILHQAGVTFEKIEIYDLRENTFYAKVYANIGGEQRIFDSRPSDAVALALHEKIPILVNRKLMHKELTPEEMKEYEEIVKTVKF
- the ispF gene encoding 2-C-methyl-D-erythritol 2,4-cyclodiphosphate synthase, with the protein product MENGALRVGFGYDVHAFAEGRRLILGGIEIPYELGLAGHSDADVVIHSICDALLGAAALGDIGRHFPDTDPAYRGISSLILLRRVKDLLKEHGFVVSNVDVTIVAQKPRLAPYVDLMVRRICDELGWRRGLLNIKATTTEGLGFAGRGEGIASYAIALIMKIQEKNP
- a CDS encoding SMI1/KNR4 family protein, which encodes MNSRTSEKRISIQDFVKKELGVRLPDPVVRFLVAHEECLSDNPYDRSRWKSGFGDVHFICGTTRAFREQFENFPRELIIIGYLGEDSVIIDHRVNEMGLYVAVDVRNNGVYIVDSLGKAKKVGDSFSSWIEHFVSCLKDHPGETDKESFLKHIGEVLRRWRNKET
- a CDS encoding DUF3106 domain-containing protein; the protein is MMKESTVKGYKRAVALALCVLLFGSLVSCFAVGNAHAKRGSTRQWEDLSPQERNILMERYERYRNLPEYQKELMRKRYEQWKNLSPSEREQIRRYLDEWDSLSPEQREAIRRKLKQKF
- the htpX gene encoding zinc metalloprotease HtpX, producing MGNQFRTFILLAGLTVFIVLMGRLIGGPVGMIFALVLAGIMNLAGYWFSDKIVLSMYGAREVSEAEAPELYHMVRELAMQANLPMPKVYIIPSEAPNAFATGRNPEHAAVAVTEGILRLMEPHEIRGVLGHELAHVKNRDILIQSVAATLAGAVMVLADMARWAAFFGGVRSDDDDGGVAGIVGTLALAIIAPIAAMLIQLAISRSREYLADETGAKIAGNPEFLASALEKLGMATQKIPMVEARPATAHMFIVNPLTGGGLLSLFSTHPPIEERVRRLRAMALSRY
- a CDS encoding anti-sigma factor family protein, whose product is MKCSWNIVAASGTWDELSEAERKEFQKHLTTCDECAKIYEEINLLLASFRKCPEPKPLSPLETETLIFRSTEREKVSFRSIFTTLRRPVLATVVTILILTTGVLVAKNIISPKVEDEIAEQIDFLENMDVIEKLVKVVDNVPQDQSFDYRGPGAWNDEGIHG